ataacacttacctcttagtgttgtgaggatcaagtgagataataaagTGAAGTccatacttagcacagtgcttggcacatagttaaacattttataaatgttcattaatgTTATGATCATCATAATCACAAATTGCATTTTCTTGGGATTGCCATAGAATAAAATTCTTCCACTGAGCATCTCTGTCTTTTCCATATAGCACATGCCTTAATGAAGACTCCCAGAATTAGTCTAAAAACTGGCTAAGAAATCTCTGCAATACAATATGACTGAAGAGATCTTTAAGGAGATCTTGGGAACACCAAAGAGTCCAGAACCTGTAAGAATGGAGAAGAGCAATAACAACGAGTATGTGGTCACTGCGATTCCCCTGGTCAGTGAGGTCCAGCTGACCGCGGCCACAGGGGGAGCTGAGCTCTCCTGTTACCGCTGCATCATCCCATTTGCCATCGTGGTTCTGATTGCAGGCGTGGTGGTCACGGCTGTAGCCTACAGTTTCAATTCTCATGGATCcatcatctccattttggggCTTGTCCTACTGTCATCTGGACTCCTCTTGTTAGCTTCCAGTGCCTTGTGCTGGAAGgtaaggcagaggagcaagaaATCGAAAAGACGAGAAAGTCAGACTGTTCTGGTGGCAAATCAGAGGAGCctgtttgcttaaaaaaaaattggatcaaACAGAAATTGGAGCCCTGAAAAACTGGTCGGACTTTTTCAGACATTTATGACcagtgcatgtgcgtgtgtgtgtgtgtgtgtgtgtgtgtatgtgtgtgtgtctgtatgtatatatatatatatacatatatatacgcTAGTTGcatgaaataaatatatgaaatatgtatataggtatatttCATGCAACTAGCATTTTCTCaataccaatttaaaaaaataaatggcaaaaattggaaagattTGCTAGGAGTCAAGGGGAAGGatgagaggggaagggactcTTGTGacctgtgtcttctttcatgacacaCTCAAAAGACTATTTCTTTCTAAGACTAAATCAATTTTTTCTTCACATTACATTTTAGGGAGGTTCTGTTTGAGACAAGCATTATTAGTCAGTGCTTGactaatatttttgttgttgtttaatcatttttcaatcacatctgactctttacgaccccttttggggttttcttggcaaagatactggagtagtttgccatttctttcttcaacttatttcacaaatgaggaaactgaggcaaacagggttaagtggcttgcctagagtcacacaactatgaagcatctgaggctggatttgaactcgggtctttatGATTCCAGGCCTACGCTACCTAACTACTCTAGCTAATGCTGGAAAACATCAAACCATCATCATAAAGGGAAAGATTTGCTATTATCTGAGAGttgcctaaaaataaaaaacactaaCATGACATTGTAGCATTTAAACACAGTGAAGACTTCAAAGGTGTAgatcacttttgattttatttccttGAAATTTTTTGATTTCTCGTCCCCCATAAGCTAATTctctggaatatttttttaattattctgttCCTGTGACTTTATTGGTGGTACTTTTTTCCTTGAAGAGTAAACTCTTAACTTGTTAACTTTTACTATTGACTAGATATAAACATGTTTGTAATGATTTGTGTCAGAAGTGAACAAAAGATGAGCAGAGCTGGAAGTCAATGTTGTTGGattaaaaatactgaaatgatCCAATCTAGCACTTTCAATGATTTttatataaaagtttttaaatgtacttttcatttaaaataataaacacagTGCTGCTAGAAGCTtcctaaaggattttttttcattctggacATTTTAATGGCTCCTCTTAATCACCCAGAATCCATTGACTCATGTGAAATAAATGGTTTGCTGCTGTCAAAGGGAAGTAGGGAATGTCCCCTATGCCTTTGGAAAAAATGTTCCCTTTTGCAAAGAATTCTATTCTGAAAGCTTCCTTTTGGTGGGAACTGAGAAGAAAAAGCAGAACCACTTTTGCTCCAGATGAAAGCGTTTCTCTGTAATTATAGCTTAGGAGGTTTGGGACTTGAATTTCAAAAATTTTCCACTTTGATTTATGTGAGATGCTTCACTTACCCTGGTTAGCTCTGTGGGTTTTATGCAATGGCTAATAAGACTGAGACTACTGGTTCCTTCTTATTAGGGGTCATTGATCTTCATCCTGTCCCCCAGTCATGGCATGCACCCTGAATTGCAGCTTACTATTTTATGAAAATGGGTCTCTGGTCACAGGGAAGCTTGAGCCAGAGGGTACACATAGCTAGGTACAAACCCTACCTTGTCAATAGAATAACAATTCTGGGTATGACCCACTGACAGTGAGACTACCTTAAAGCTTTGGCATTCTCTGCAAGCCACCATGTTCAGACAGAGAGGAGAATGCATTAGAGAACTCATACTTTCTTCTAGGACTTTTAAGTTACTTTTGAGTAGTTACTGAAGATATGAGGAGACTCTGTGACCTCTGGAACAACATTCTTTGAAAGACCTGATTGGATAAAATAATGTTGTAAACTCTTAGAGATCACCACCCCCTTTTAGCTAAGGCATCAAGTGGGaagatttatttatcattttatcccTTTTATTGGAAAAATGAAGAAGTAGGATGGGTCATACATAATTGCCATCATTTTAGTCCATTGGAGGGAAATGAGGTGGTTTCTGCTCATCCTGAAATTATGGAAACCCACTTGAACCTACCTCTTTGAAGAGCTCTAGTTCTAGTTGAGAACCAAGCCTATAGAAGAAATATCCAAATAGTCCTGCCTTTCAAAATGGAGACATGAACTCatgaattttttccccaaaccacCAGAGGGCCCTGTATTGCAACTTACATAGTATATATTTCCAGGGAATCCCTTAGACTCTAGGGAAAATTGGAAGCAAGGAAGATACCTCCTagaactgaagaaaagaagactctCTCCCTACCTGAGTCCTATTGAATTTACCTAGGATGCGGTGTCCTCTTTCTTTCTTACAGAGAAGGTGCACTGTATTCCTCACTTCATAGTGAATGTCTTAGGGTTTTTCTAAGAGGATGAAACACCACCTCCATTGATCTACAGCCTCAGGGAAAGGCACAGGATCTTTCAGACACCTGTAAGCTATTAATCCCTGGTTCCCTGGTCCCCAAGAAAGAGAGCCAAGATTATGTTGTTCAACTCAAAAGACAAATATTTGTCTTAAACTATAATCTTTTAAAGAGTATTGataatataaattcttctgtATGAAGGACCAAGCACATGGCTGTAAATAAATAAGAGCTTGCAAAAtgaattgtgaaaaaaaatctggTGTTATCTGAAGTTTAAAGGGCTCTTTATTGGCACAAATAACTTTCATATGtagtttcatttgatccttatgacatCGCTGCAAGAAAGGTTGTACTGATATTAATGAAGTTCTCTAGATATAGAGAGGTaattagatagacagatagataggtagatgttggagggatggaaagaaagaaagaaagaaagaaagaaagaaagaaagaaagaaagaaNCCAAAAGGTTGGAAATGTTGTTAAATTACTCTTATATTATTCAAATAACTAACTAAAAGCAGCGTAGATAAGACTAAGAATGAATTTTTCCCCATTATCGTCCCCTATTGACCtccatttttgttgttactgttattcCAGACTTGGGGGGTTAGTGATGTAGGAACTTTCCAGTGAAAAAATACCCTCTACTACAGCAGAACATCAATTGTTCTCCAACTTACAATCTTAGAGAGATGCCTAAAGGCACTTGATTTTATTCCAGTTCCACAGCCAGTATATcagaagctatatttgaacccacatcttcccaAATCTGAAGTCCACTACACTTTGCTTATCTAGTCTTTAATATTGAATTTGAAGGATATGTGATTTCATTAGGTTCT
The window above is part of the Gracilinanus agilis isolate LMUSP501 chromosome 4, AgileGrace, whole genome shotgun sequence genome. Proteins encoded here:
- the TMEM100 gene encoding transmembrane protein 100, whose product is MTEEIFKEILGTPKSPEPVRMEKSNNNEYVVTAIPLVSEVQLTAATGGAELSCYRCIIPFAIVVLIAGVVVTAVAYSFNSHGSIISILGLVLLSSGLLLLASSALCWKVRQRSKKSKRRESQTVLVANQRSLFA